A genome region from Gossypium hirsutum isolate 1008001.06 chromosome A04, Gossypium_hirsutum_v2.1, whole genome shotgun sequence includes the following:
- the LOC107935116 gene encoding uncharacterized protein: protein MAKGSKGRRGIAFRQVRPTPYSFTSRNENISGDLYPKKCSKALGKNDWEDATCSVCMECPHNAVLLLCSSHDNGCRPYMCGTSFRYSNCLDQYKKFYTKVVSSNEEEPLFSSIDTPVLAPGSGWSVKKCEVTELACPLCRGQVKGWTVVEPAREYLNSKKRSCMQDDCTFIGTFKELRKHMRLDHPCAQPREVDPTLEQKWRRLVRERERDDVISTIRSTMPGSMVYGDYVIEGNNHGFETDEEEDGQNGGFEASLDSNFVNFFLLLHAFGSSGNDLGSIRPRQPTHAADENAESINLSDQDDDDNDDDDDGGNIALVSSLGRRSGNRQTGRLWTFTRCLYTWTYLMYAFDVGNI, encoded by the exons ATGGCAAAAGGTAGCAAAGGACGACGTGGAATTGCTTTCCGGCAAGTCCGGCCAACCCCGTACTCATTTACCTCACGTAATGAAAACATTTCAGGGGATTTGTACCCAAAAAAATGTTCCAAAGCTTTGGGTAAGAATGATTGGGAAGACGCGACTTGTTCTGTTTGTATGGAGTGCCCTCACAATGCCGTGCTTCTTCTCTGCTCATCCCATGACAATGGTTGCCGTCCTTACATGTGTGGAACTAGCTTCCGATACTCGAACTGTCTCGATCAATACAAAAAGTTCTACACTAAAGTAGTCTCATCCAATGAGGAAGAACCTTTGTTTAGTTCCATTGATACTCCGGTCTTGGCACCAGGTTCTGGCTGGTCAGTCAAGAAGTGTGAAGTAACAGAACTCGCGTGTCCACTTTGTAGGGGTCAAGTGAAAGGATGGACAGTAGTGGAACCTGCAAGGGAAtatctaaattctaaaaagagAAGCTGCATGCAGGATGACTGCACTTTCATCGGGACTTTTAAAGAACTAAGGAAACACATGAGATTGGATCATCCGTGTGCTCAACCACGAGAGGTGGACCCTACTCTCGAACAAAAATGGAGGAGGCTTGTACGGGAACGGGAACGGGATGATGTGATCAGCACCATAAGGTCAACAATGCCAGGGTCAATGGTTTATGGTGATTATGTAATAGAAGGAAATAACCATGGTTTCGAGACAGATGAAGAAGAGGATGGTCAGAATGGAGGTTTTGAAGCAAGTTTGGATAGTAATTTCGTGAATTTCTTTCTTCTGCTGCATGCATTCGGGTCATCCGGGAACGACCTTGGTAGTATACGACCAAGGCAGCCTACACATGCAGCTGATGAGAATGCTGAATCCATCAATTTATCTGATCAAGATGATGACgacaatgatgatgatgatgatggaggCAATATTGCTTTGGTTAGCAGCCTCGGCCGACGTTCAGGCAATAGACAAACAGGAAG GTTGTGGACATTTACACGGTGCTTATATACATGGACATATTTAATGTACGCATTTGATGTGGGAAATATATGA
- the LOC107935132 gene encoding keratin, type II cytoskeletal 1 isoform X1: MDRYQKVEKPKADTPINENELRITAQGRMRNYISYAITLLQEKGANEIVLKATGRAINKTVMIAELIKRRIAGLHQNTSTGSIDITDTWEPLEEGLLPLETTRHVSIITITLSKKELDSSSIGYQPPIPADQVKPSAEFEDNEGATYMTYFRQRQGNSFTYFGGNINGGMVEHRNGGWDGGRGYGGRGRGRGRGRGRGFRGHGRGYGGGNMQRDSGYYNGNGPSGPLPAQGRGRGRGRGRGRGGGRGQGFTPDGPFQKGA; the protein is encoded by the exons atggaCCGGTACCAAAAGGTAGAGAAGCCTAAAGCTGACACACCCATAAACGAGAATGAACTGAGGATTACAGCTCAAGGGAGGATGAGGAATTATATTTCTTACGCCATCACTCTGcttcag GAGAAAGGTGCTAATGAGATTGTGCTTAAAGCCACTGGTAGAGCTATCAACAAGACTGTCATGATTGCTGAATTAATTAAG AGGAGGATTGCTGGTCTTCATCAAAACACATCAACGGGATCGATAGACATAACTGACACATGGGAACCGCTGGAAGAAGGCCTTCTTCC CCTAGAAACCACACGCCATGTTTCGATAATCACTATTACTTTGTCTAAGAAAGAGCTTGATTCGTCTTCAATTGG ATATCAGCCTCCGATCCCGGCTGATCAAGTAAAGCCGTCAGCTGAGTTCGAGGACAATGAAGGAG CCACTTACATGACCTATTTTCGTCAAAGGCAAGGAaattcttttacctattttggag GCAATATCAATGGTGGCATGGTGGAGCACAGGAATGGAGGATGGGATGGTGGGCGAGGCTATGGAGGAAGAGGTCGAGGTCGTGGTCGTGGTAGGGGACGTGGTTTCCGAGGGCATGGAAGAGGGTATGGTGGTGGAAATATGCAACGGGACTCGGGATATTACAATGGTAATGGTCCATCAGGACCATTGCCTGCCCAGGGTCGTG GTCGTGGACG